One window of the Parasphingopyxis algicola genome contains the following:
- a CDS encoding flavin-containing monooxygenase, which produces MAREDAPEHFDVVVVGAGISGIGAGYYLQRDCPQKSYVILEGRENIGGTWDLFRYPGIRSDSDMFTLGYTFKPWTAQKAIADGPSILQYLEETADQYDIRDKIRFKHHVKGAEWSSEDARWLVEAERDGETVWISCNFLFMCTGYYNYEAGYTPDWQDFDRYQGKIVHPQHWPQDLDYAGKQVVVIGSGATAVTLVPAMIDSEGPPEHVTMLQRSPTYMVSRPSEDAVANFLRKWLPSQFAYNLIRWRNALLQHIVFRRARNKPEKVKAFLLDKVQDELGPDYDISTHFTPSYNPWEQRLCLVPDSDFFRVIRNGKASVETGHIDRFTERGVRLQSGEEMEADIVVTATGLDLQMAGGAEITVDGQPVNFGDKVTYKAMMFDDVPNLAFSFGYTNASWTLRADLTCEYVARLLNYMDANGVQIAVPRLPEDEQIERLPWVDFSSGYFKRAEDKLPAQGDRGVWRNLQNYRKDVKELREAPIADEAMVFAETGTITFGPTTSKEPEAIAAE; this is translated from the coding sequence ATGGCACGCGAAGACGCACCCGAACATTTTGACGTCGTCGTCGTCGGCGCCGGGATTTCCGGCATCGGGGCGGGCTATTATCTGCAACGCGATTGCCCGCAGAAGAGTTACGTGATCCTCGAGGGCCGCGAGAATATCGGCGGGACCTGGGACCTGTTCCGTTATCCCGGTATCCGTTCGGATTCGGACATGTTCACCCTCGGCTACACGTTCAAACCCTGGACCGCGCAGAAGGCGATCGCGGATGGGCCCTCGATCCTCCAATATCTCGAAGAGACGGCGGATCAGTATGACATTCGCGACAAGATCCGGTTCAAGCATCATGTGAAGGGCGCCGAATGGTCGTCCGAGGACGCGCGATGGCTGGTTGAGGCCGAACGCGACGGCGAGACCGTCTGGATCAGCTGCAATTTCCTTTTCATGTGCACCGGCTATTACAATTACGAAGCCGGCTACACGCCCGACTGGCAGGATTTCGACCGTTATCAGGGCAAAATCGTCCATCCTCAGCACTGGCCGCAGGATCTCGATTATGCGGGCAAACAGGTCGTCGTTATCGGATCCGGCGCCACGGCGGTAACGCTCGTACCCGCGATGATCGACAGCGAAGGCCCGCCCGAGCATGTGACGATGCTCCAGCGCTCGCCCACCTATATGGTCTCCCGCCCGTCGGAGGATGCGGTCGCGAACTTCCTGCGCAAATGGCTGCCATCGCAATTCGCCTATAATCTGATCCGCTGGCGGAACGCGCTGCTCCAGCACATCGTGTTCCGGCGCGCGCGCAACAAACCGGAAAAGGTCAAGGCCTTCCTGCTCGACAAGGTTCAGGACGAACTCGGTCCCGATTACGACATCTCCACTCATTTCACGCCGAGCTACAATCCCTGGGAACAGCGCCTCTGTCTCGTTCCGGACAGCGATTTCTTCCGCGTGATCCGCAACGGAAAGGCGTCGGTCGAGACGGGCCATATCGACCGTTTCACCGAGCGGGGCGTCCGCCTGCAATCGGGCGAGGAGATGGAAGCGGACATCGTGGTCACCGCCACCGGGCTCGACCTGCAGATGGCGGGCGGCGCGGAGATCACGGTCGACGGCCAGCCGGTCAATTTCGGCGACAAGGTCACCTACAAGGCGATGATGTTCGACGACGTACCGAACCTCGCCTTCTCGTTCGGCTATACCAATGCCTCCTGGACTTTGCGCGCCGATCTGACCTGCGAATATGTCGCCAGGCTGCTCAACTATATGGACGCCAACGGCGTTCAGATCGCGGTTCCGCGTCTGCCCGAGGACGAACAGATCGAACGCCTGCCCTGGGTCGATTTCTCGTCGGGCTATTTCAAGCGTGCCGAGGACAAGCTGCCCGCGCAGGGCGATCGCGGCGTCTGGCGCAACCTCCAGAATTACCGCAAGGACGTGAAGGAATTGCGCGAGGCCCCGATCGCCGACGAGGCGATGGTGTTTGCCGAGACCGGGACGATCACGTTCGGCCCGACCACGAGCAAGGAACCCGAGGCCATCGCCGCCGAATAG
- a CDS encoding FAD-binding oxidoreductase translates to MDDQTILERLAAIVGPAALGTTADDLEPWLTDWRGRVTGSALALASPGSVAEVQAIVRLAGEAGIALVPQGGNTGMVAGGVPRPDDRAILLSLRRMNAIRSIDPADNSLTAEAGAILSTVHAVAKKHGRRFPLSLGAKDSATIGGLIATNAGGTQVLRFGSMRALTLGVEAVLPDGSLFEGLSTLRKDNRGYDLRQLLAGSEGTLGVITAASLKLVPAAPHRTVAWAGLDSAEKALALLRALEAALGDAVESFELVPDTALALVLQHIPNTRAPLDGPHRWHVLIELRTATSAEDLRARSEVALAKALKDGLIVDAVLAESEAQAADFWKLREVISEAERLDGMAAKHDVSVPVSAMPGFIESAAAAVERRFAGARVIAFGHLGDGNVHFNVRAPAGSDDEAWFAETGDAVSRFVHDLTRDAGGSLSAEHGIGQLKLAEFGRLADPVRLAALRAIKDALDPRGIMNPGKLVPLANPAENP, encoded by the coding sequence ATGGACGATCAGACAATTCTCGAACGGCTGGCCGCGATTGTAGGGCCGGCAGCGCTCGGCACGACCGCCGACGATCTGGAACCCTGGCTCACCGACTGGCGGGGCCGGGTGACCGGGAGCGCGCTGGCTCTGGCATCGCCGGGGAGTGTGGCGGAGGTCCAGGCGATCGTCAGGCTGGCGGGCGAGGCAGGCATCGCTCTGGTTCCCCAGGGCGGCAATACGGGAATGGTGGCGGGCGGCGTGCCACGCCCCGATGACCGGGCGATCCTGTTGTCGCTGCGCCGGATGAACGCGATCCGGTCTATCGACCCCGCCGATAACAGCCTGACGGCCGAAGCGGGCGCGATATTGAGCACGGTGCATGCGGTGGCGAAAAAACATGGCCGCCGCTTCCCGCTCTCCCTCGGCGCCAAGGACAGCGCGACGATCGGCGGGCTTATCGCCACCAATGCGGGGGGCACCCAGGTCTTGCGGTTCGGATCGATGCGCGCGCTGACGCTCGGCGTCGAAGCGGTCTTGCCGGACGGCAGTTTGTTCGAAGGCCTGTCGACCCTGCGCAAGGACAATCGCGGTTATGACCTGCGGCAGCTTCTCGCCGGCTCGGAGGGGACCTTGGGCGTGATCACCGCCGCCAGCCTCAAGCTCGTGCCCGCCGCACCGCACCGGACGGTCGCCTGGGCAGGCCTGGACTCGGCGGAAAAGGCGTTGGCGCTTCTGCGTGCGCTGGAGGCGGCGTTGGGCGATGCGGTCGAAAGTTTCGAGCTCGTGCCGGATACGGCGCTCGCCTTGGTGCTTCAACATATCCCGAACACGCGTGCGCCGCTGGACGGTCCCCATCGCTGGCATGTGCTGATCGAGCTGCGCACGGCGACCAGTGCGGAGGACCTGCGTGCGCGCTCCGAAGTTGCGCTGGCCAAGGCGCTGAAAGATGGCCTGATCGTCGATGCGGTGTTAGCCGAAAGCGAGGCGCAGGCTGCGGATTTCTGGAAATTGCGCGAAGTGATTTCGGAGGCCGAGAGGCTCGACGGAATGGCGGCCAAGCATGATGTGTCGGTGCCGGTCTCCGCAATGCCGGGATTCATCGAAAGTGCCGCGGCGGCGGTCGAACGGCGGTTCGCCGGCGCGCGCGTGATCGCGTTCGGCCATCTCGGCGACGGCAATGTTCATTTCAACGTTCGCGCGCCCGCCGGTAGCGACGATGAGGCCTGGTTCGCCGAGACCGGCGATGCGGTGAGCCGTTTCGTGCATGACCTGACCCGCGATGCCGGCGGTTCGCTGTCCGCCGAGCATGGGATCGGTCAACTCAAACTGGCGGAATTCGGGCGGCTGGCGGATCCGGTTCGGCTCGCAGCGCTGAGGGCGATCAAGGATGCGCTCGATCCTCGGGGGATTATGAACCCGGGCAAGCTCGTACCGCTTGCGAATCCTGCCGAGAATCCATAG
- a CDS encoding SapC family protein, with amino-acid sequence MASAAPQQNFPLLYNDVIPLSSQDHAGYKLQVRPKMPFLAETHAVPVTIDEFVTVQRHMPIVFSSGDNPVPLALMGLNQGVNVFLNDEGELAGNPVYMPAYARRYPFLLAKLREDSEELSLCFDPTTDIVGEYDEGEPLFDGGEASETTKSLLQFCEQVETSGHRTVSFVEELVKAELLMEGEVSIDTPNSDKPFVYRGFQMVNEEKLKEIRGDLARKFVQNGMMPLIYAHMMSLQLVRDIFAMQLQQGKVPPQPDANVPQGMEQN; translated from the coding sequence ATGGCTAGCGCTGCCCCGCAGCAGAACTTTCCGCTGTTGTACAATGACGTCATTCCGCTTTCGAGCCAGGATCATGCGGGCTACAAATTGCAGGTCCGGCCGAAGATGCCGTTCCTCGCCGAAACGCACGCCGTTCCGGTGACGATCGACGAGTTCGTCACCGTGCAGCGCCATATGCCGATCGTTTTCTCCTCCGGCGACAATCCGGTTCCGCTCGCGCTGATGGGCCTCAACCAGGGCGTCAACGTGTTCCTGAACGACGAAGGCGAGCTCGCCGGAAATCCGGTTTATATGCCGGCCTATGCGCGCCGCTATCCGTTTCTCCTCGCCAAGCTGCGGGAAGATTCCGAAGAGCTGTCGCTCTGCTTCGATCCGACGACCGATATCGTCGGCGAATATGACGAAGGCGAGCCGCTGTTCGATGGTGGCGAGGCATCCGAAACGACGAAAAGCCTGTTGCAGTTCTGCGAGCAGGTCGAAACGTCCGGCCATCGGACCGTCTCGTTCGTCGAAGAGCTGGTAAAGGCGGAATTGCTGATGGAAGGCGAAGTGTCGATCGACACGCCGAATTCGGACAAACCGTTCGTCTATCGCGGTTTCCAGATGGTAAACGAAGAGAAGCTCAAGGAAATCCGCGGCGATCTTGCGCGCAAATTCGTGCAGAACGGCATGATGCCGCTGATTTATGCGCACATGATGTCCCTGCAGCTCGTCCGCGATATTTTCGCCATGCAGCTCCAGCAGGGCAAGGTGCCGCCCCAGCCGGACGCGAACGTTCCGCAGGGTATGGAGCAGAATTAG
- a CDS encoding N-formylglutamate amidohydrolase → METCGSPPDYVRRIGPEIPQRPVILSVPHSGRHYPKSLLEAARLDEMQLRSLEDRHVDTLVAPLAERGYSMVIGEVARAWIDLNRSEREIDPAMVAPRPKPSGLEVTAKVRGGLGLIPRRLAKHGNIYRHPIAHRDLSERVRLAHRPYHALVSDMLAATRRRFGIALLLDCHSMPPLRPKDGGAPAEIVLGDRHGRSAAPAFAARAAGICRDLGFRTALNSPYAGGHILARHGKPERDIHGLQLEICRSLYLGPDHDQPSPKFDRLTEAIAAIADGLADEAVSPPDALAAE, encoded by the coding sequence ATGGAAACCTGCGGATCTCCGCCCGATTATGTCCGCCGGATCGGACCCGAAATTCCGCAAAGGCCGGTCATCTTGTCCGTCCCCCATTCGGGGCGCCACTATCCGAAGAGCCTTTTGGAGGCCGCGCGGCTCGATGAAATGCAACTGCGTTCGCTCGAGGACCGCCATGTCGATACGCTCGTCGCGCCGCTCGCCGAAAGGGGCTATTCCATGGTCATCGGAGAAGTTGCGCGCGCCTGGATCGATCTCAACCGCTCGGAACGCGAAATCGATCCGGCGATGGTCGCGCCCCGGCCCAAACCGTCCGGCCTCGAAGTCACTGCGAAAGTGCGTGGCGGACTGGGCCTGATCCCGCGCAGACTGGCCAAACACGGCAATATCTACCGCCATCCGATCGCGCATCGCGATCTGTCCGAACGGGTCAGGCTCGCACATCGCCCCTATCATGCGCTCGTGTCCGATATGCTTGCGGCGACGCGCCGACGGTTCGGTATCGCCTTGCTGCTCGATTGTCACTCGATGCCGCCGCTGCGGCCGAAAGATGGAGGCGCGCCGGCTGAAATTGTGCTCGGCGACCGCCACGGCCGCAGCGCGGCGCCTGCCTTCGCTGCGCGCGCCGCCGGGATTTGTCGTGATCTGGGTTTTCGGACGGCGCTCAACAGTCCCTATGCGGGCGGCCACATCCTGGCCCGGCACGGCAAACCCGAGCGCGATATTCACGGCTTGCAGCTCGAAATATGCCGGTCGCTCTACTTGGGCCCCGATCATGACCAGCCGAGCCCCAAATTCGATCGCCTTACCGAGGCCATCGCAGCCATAGCGGACGGCCTGGCCGACGAAGCCGTCTCGCCGCCCGACGCGCTCGCCGCCGAATAA
- a CDS encoding DEAD/DEAH box helicase — MNFADLGLSDELLRAVGDAGYTEPTPIQAEAIPPVLMMKDLVGIAQTGTGKTASFVLPMIDILSHGRSRALMPRSLILEPTRELAAQVAENFEKYGKYQKLDMALLIGGVSMGDQMKALEKGVDVLIATPGRLMDLFDRGKILLSGCDILVIDEADRMLDMGFIPDIESICQKLPANRQTLLFSATMPPPIKKLSDKFLNNPKQIEVARPATAATNIAQRLVETSARTKKTTLKKLLRSEDISTAIIFSNRKTTVRDLQKDLQQAGFKAGQIHGDMSQPERMKELDLFKAGEINILVASDVAARGLDIKGVSHVFNYDAPWHPDDYIHRIGRTGRAGATGTAITLVTPADAEAIENIEKLTGQTIDRGDAGKGKPAPKADDTGSEEAARDEKPKSKAKSRTRSKPKSDSKDRPKPEKAKPKKAETPKRQEAPKPEEDDEDWNGPMPGFLNVKLGS; from the coding sequence ATGAACTTTGCCGATCTCGGCCTTTCTGACGAATTACTGCGCGCCGTGGGCGATGCGGGTTATACCGAGCCGACCCCCATCCAGGCGGAGGCGATCCCGCCTGTCCTGATGATGAAAGACCTGGTCGGGATCGCGCAGACGGGCACGGGCAAGACCGCCAGCTTCGTACTGCCGATGATCGACATTCTGAGCCATGGCCGGAGCCGGGCGCTCATGCCGCGCTCGCTGATTCTCGAGCCGACGCGCGAACTCGCCGCGCAGGTCGCCGAGAATTTCGAGAAATACGGCAAATATCAGAAGCTCGACATGGCGCTGCTGATCGGCGGGGTGAGCATGGGCGACCAGATGAAGGCGCTCGAAAAGGGGGTCGACGTGTTGATCGCGACGCCGGGCCGGTTGATGGACCTGTTCGATCGCGGCAAGATCCTGCTGTCGGGCTGCGACATCCTCGTGATCGACGAGGCCGACCGGATGCTCGACATGGGATTCATTCCCGATATCGAGAGCATCTGCCAGAAGCTGCCCGCCAATCGCCAGACGCTCCTCTTTTCGGCCACCATGCCGCCGCCGATCAAGAAGCTGTCGGACAAGTTCCTCAACAACCCGAAACAGATCGAAGTGGCGCGCCCGGCAACGGCCGCAACCAACATCGCCCAACGGCTTGTCGAAACCAGCGCGCGCACGAAGAAAACGACGCTCAAAAAGCTGTTGCGCAGCGAAGATATCAGCACGGCGATCATCTTCTCCAACCGCAAGACGACCGTCCGCGACCTCCAGAAGGATCTGCAACAGGCCGGGTTTAAGGCGGGCCAGATCCACGGCGATATGAGCCAGCCGGAACGGATGAAGGAACTCGATCTCTTCAAGGCCGGCGAGATCAACATCCTCGTCGCTTCCGATGTCGCCGCGCGCGGGCTCGACATCAAGGGCGTCAGCCATGTCTTCAACTATGACGCGCCCTGGCATCCCGACGATTACATCCATCGCATCGGCCGCACGGGCCGCGCCGGCGCAACCGGCACCGCGATCACCCTGGTCACGCCGGCCGACGCCGAGGCGATCGAGAATATCGAGAAGCTGACGGGTCAGACGATCGACCGCGGGGACGCCGGCAAAGGCAAACCGGCACCGAAGGCCGATGACACCGGCTCGGAAGAAGCCGCGCGGGACGAGAAACCGAAGAGCAAGGCCAAATCGCGCACGCGATCGAAGCCCAAGAGCGATTCGAAGGACCGGCCGAAACCGGAAAAGGCGAAGCCCAAAAAGGCCGAAACGCCGAAACGCCAAGAAGCACCGAAACCGGAAGAGGACGATGAGGACTGGAACGGTCCGATGCCCGGATTCCTCAACGTAAAACTTGGCAGCTAG
- a CDS encoding DUF6356 family protein translates to MTRFLTTHLRDVSESYGQHLVAASGFGMRMIAAGALCVLHGIFPFLCQQTASETVRRLHDEMVVKRRRAYLEDWVI, encoded by the coding sequence ATGACCAGATTTCTCACCACACATCTTCGGGACGTCAGCGAAAGCTACGGCCAGCACCTGGTTGCCGCCTCGGGCTTCGGAATGAGGATGATCGCGGCGGGCGCATTATGCGTCTTGCACGGCATCTTCCCCTTTCTCTGCCAGCAGACGGCGAGCGAGACGGTGCGCCGGCTGCACGACGAGATGGTGGTCAAGCGCCGGCGCGCCTATCTGGAAGACTGGGTGATCTAG
- a CDS encoding CPBP family intramembrane glutamic endopeptidase: MDVGTVDYWMSALLWNAVFLAGGGVAALAARGQVNWRWFLLAWLLFNLNVALVLNFFGLNGLLYGLAGDPDVSFNWAGKIAALAVSIAILAFGIVDREAAGVTFRQNAGARIGWIAFAILCAIDVLIAVIIETPPPDIEAIAYQLTMPSLEEEIFYRGILLFCLVKAFGDGPRVAFANIGFAAIMSVILFGAVHSLFWAGGAPVFVLEIFLITGSIGLILTWLRLNTGSILASMLLHSVINTVWRMI; the protein is encoded by the coding sequence GTGGATGTCGGAACGGTCGACTATTGGATGAGCGCCCTGTTGTGGAACGCCGTCTTCCTGGCGGGCGGCGGGGTGGCCGCGCTTGCCGCTCGCGGCCAGGTCAATTGGCGCTGGTTCCTCCTCGCCTGGCTCCTGTTCAACCTGAACGTCGCGCTGGTCCTGAATTTCTTCGGGTTGAACGGCCTGCTGTATGGCTTGGCGGGCGATCCGGATGTGAGTTTCAACTGGGCCGGCAAGATCGCTGCCTTGGCGGTATCGATCGCCATACTCGCGTTTGGCATCGTCGACAGGGAAGCGGCGGGGGTGACGTTTCGGCAGAATGCGGGAGCGCGGATCGGCTGGATCGCGTTTGCGATTCTGTGCGCCATCGATGTCTTGATCGCCGTGATCATCGAGACACCGCCGCCCGATATCGAGGCGATCGCATATCAGCTGACCATGCCCAGCCTCGAGGAAGAGATATTCTACCGGGGCATCCTGCTCTTTTGCCTGGTCAAGGCTTTCGGGGATGGTCCGCGAGTCGCCTTCGCCAATATCGGTTTTGCCGCCATAATGTCGGTCATACTGTTCGGCGCCGTGCACAGTCTTTTCTGGGCAGGAGGGGCGCCGGTTTTCGTCTTGGAAATCTTTCTGATCACGGGATCGATCGGATTGATTCTCACCTGGCTCCGGTTGAACACCGGGAGCATCCTGGCGTCCATGCTCCTGCACAGTGTGATAAATACGGTCTGGCGGATGATCTGA
- a CDS encoding acyl-CoA dehydrogenase family protein, with protein MTTSLRPIAMLETHEVTNQPPPLEGFDRFGSDRALVDAATMAGARMHHERLTEFGRRTGSTETIEWGIAANENPPVLETHDRYGRRIDEVQFHPAYHRLMALGLDAGIAAAAWDGTEAGHTLHSAMAFLLGQADAGTQCPMTMTYAAVAALGLEPAIGDEWIPRITASRYDPAVGPASEKAGVTIGMAMTEKQGGSDVRANTTRADPADGAYRLTGHKWFCSAPMCDAFLTLAQAEGGLTCFLVPRWTPDGERNAGFRVIRLKDKLGDRSNASSEVEYHNAYAERLGEEGRGVATIIRMVQHTRLDCVVGSAATMRGALAEALWHAAHRRVFQRNLADQPAMAAVLADLAVESEAATALAFRLAAAFDADEPLARLLTPIAKYWVCKRAPGMVYEAMECLGGAGYVETGPIPRHFRQSPLNAIWEGSGNVIALDVLRAMAREPEALDALRAFLSDARGCHSSYDHWLDGLDWENVGEHQARHAVERLALAAQGAVLIGADSPVADAFCRVRLANPAFAYGASQAAIDSRAIVERAMPAHI; from the coding sequence ATGACCACCAGCCTCCGTCCTATCGCGATGCTCGAAACGCATGAAGTGACGAACCAGCCGCCGCCGCTCGAAGGTTTCGATCGGTTCGGTTCGGATCGGGCCTTGGTCGATGCGGCAACGATGGCCGGAGCGCGAATGCATCACGAGCGGCTGACCGAATTCGGTCGGCGCACGGGATCGACCGAGACGATCGAATGGGGCATCGCGGCGAACGAGAATCCGCCCGTCCTCGAAACGCACGACCGCTATGGCCGACGGATCGACGAGGTGCAGTTCCATCCGGCCTATCACCGGCTGATGGCGCTCGGTCTCGACGCGGGCATTGCCGCCGCCGCCTGGGACGGCACTGAGGCCGGGCACACGCTGCACTCGGCGATGGCCTTCCTTCTCGGCCAGGCCGATGCCGGCACGCAATGCCCGATGACGATGACCTATGCCGCCGTCGCCGCGCTCGGGCTTGAACCCGCGATCGGCGACGAATGGATTCCTAGGATCACGGCGTCGCGCTACGATCCCGCCGTCGGCCCGGCTTCGGAAAAGGCGGGCGTCACGATCGGCATGGCGATGACCGAGAAACAGGGTGGCTCGGACGTCCGGGCGAACACGACCAGGGCAGATCCCGCCGACGGCGCATACCGGCTTACCGGCCATAAATGGTTCTGCTCGGCGCCGATGTGCGACGCTTTTCTGACCCTCGCCCAGGCCGAGGGCGGGCTGACCTGCTTCCTCGTCCCGCGCTGGACGCCCGATGGCGAGCGCAATGCCGGTTTCCGGGTGATACGGCTAAAGGACAAGCTCGGCGACCGGTCCAACGCGTCGTCCGAAGTGGAATATCACAACGCCTATGCCGAGCGGCTCGGCGAGGAAGGGCGCGGCGTGGCCACCATCATCCGGATGGTGCAGCATACGCGGCTCGATTGCGTCGTCGGTTCGGCGGCGACCATGCGCGGAGCGCTCGCCGAAGCGCTGTGGCATGCCGCGCATCGCCGGGTCTTCCAGCGCAATCTTGCCGACCAGCCGGCCATGGCGGCGGTGCTCGCCGACCTTGCCGTGGAGAGCGAGGCGGCAACGGCGCTCGCTTTTCGCCTCGCTGCGGCCTTCGATGCCGACGAACCGCTCGCCCGGCTGCTCACGCCGATCGCCAAATATTGGGTGTGCAAGCGCGCGCCCGGTATGGTGTACGAGGCGATGGAGTGTCTTGGCGGTGCCGGCTATGTCGAGACGGGGCCGATACCGCGCCACTTCCGCCAGTCGCCATTGAACGCAATCTGGGAAGGGTCGGGCAATGTGATCGCGCTCGACGTGCTCCGGGCGATGGCGCGCGAACCCGAGGCGCTCGACGCGCTGCGGGCATTTCTTTCCGACGCGCGCGGCTGCCATTCATCTTATGATCACTGGCTCGACGGCCTCGATTGGGAAAATGTCGGCGAGCATCAGGCCCGGCACGCCGTCGAGCGGCTGGCCTTGGCCGCGCAGGGCGCAGTCCTGATCGGCGCGGACAGCCCGGTGGCCGACGCCTTTTGCCGGGTGCGGCTGGCAAACCCGGCCTTCGCCTATGGCGCGTCGCAGGCCGCCATCGACAGTCGCGCGATCGTCGAGCGGGCAATGCCGGCGCATATTTGA
- a CDS encoding thiolase family protein: protein MREAAIIATARTPIGKAYRGAFNATEAPVLGAHVVNAAIERAGIDPERIDDFFFGVGNQWGTQGGNLGRMTLFAAGLSNRIPAFTLDRKCGSGLTAVALAARAIMCDEMDVAMAGGMESISHTVTKDAPRHINQSVIERVPHAYMPMIETAEIVAERYGISRAAQDEFGAMSQQRAVAATEAGRLDAEIVPITVEKQLYEKDGSKAGAETVTLSKDEGLRAGTTAEALAGLKTVWSDGAVIKEGKHITAGNASQLSDGAAAQILMDRATAEAESKEILGIYRGFQVAGCDPEEMGIGPVFAIPKLLERTGVSMDEIGLWEINEAFASQCLYCRDTLGIDPEKFNVDGGAIAIGHPFGMTGSRLVGHALVEGRRRGVRYVVVSMCTAGGMGAAGLFEIV, encoded by the coding sequence ATGCGTGAAGCCGCCATTATCGCCACCGCGCGCACGCCGATCGGCAAGGCCTATCGCGGCGCGTTCAACGCCACCGAAGCGCCCGTGCTGGGCGCGCATGTCGTCAACGCGGCGATCGAACGTGCGGGCATCGATCCCGAACGGATCGACGATTTCTTCTTCGGCGTCGGCAACCAATGGGGAACCCAGGGCGGCAATCTCGGGCGGATGACGCTGTTCGCGGCGGGTTTGTCCAACCGAATCCCGGCCTTCACGCTGGACCGCAAATGCGGATCGGGGCTGACCGCCGTCGCGCTCGCGGCGCGCGCAATCATGTGCGACGAGATGGACGTCGCGATGGCGGGCGGGATGGAGAGCATCAGTCATACCGTCACCAAGGATGCGCCGCGACATATCAATCAGTCGGTGATCGAGCGCGTTCCGCATGCCTATATGCCGATGATCGAGACCGCCGAAATCGTTGCCGAGCGATATGGCATCAGCCGCGCGGCGCAGGACGAATTCGGCGCAATGAGCCAGCAGCGTGCCGTCGCGGCGACCGAAGCCGGGCGGCTCGATGCAGAAATCGTGCCGATCACGGTCGAAAAGCAGCTCTACGAAAAAGACGGCAGCAAGGCGGGCGCCGAGACCGTTACCCTGAGCAAGGATGAAGGCCTAAGAGCCGGTACGACCGCCGAGGCGCTGGCGGGGCTCAAGACCGTCTGGTCGGACGGCGCCGTCATCAAGGAAGGCAAGCATATCACCGCGGGCAATGCGAGTCAGCTGTCGGACGGCGCGGCTGCGCAGATCCTGATGGACCGCGCCACGGCGGAAGCCGAAAGCAAGGAGATACTCGGCATCTATCGCGGCTTCCAGGTGGCCGGATGCGATCCGGAGGAAATGGGGATCGGCCCGGTCTTCGCGATTCCCAAGCTGCTCGAGCGGACGGGTGTTTCGATGGACGAAATCGGCCTGTGGGAGATCAACGAGGCCTTTGCCAGCCAGTGCCTTTACTGCCGCGACACACTCGGCATCGATCCGGAGAAGTTCAATGTCGACGGCGGCGCGATCGCGATCGGCCATCCGTTCGGTATGACGGGCAGCCGGCTCGTCGGCCATGCGCTGGTCGAGGGGCGCCGCCGCGGCGTACGCTATGTCGTCGTATCGATGTGCACGGCCGGCGGCATGGGCGCGGCCGGCCTTTTCGAGATCGTGTGA
- the cpdR gene encoding cell cycle two-component system response regulator CpdR translates to MIRILLAEDDTSMREYLKRALERTGYAVDTADSGLSAMPMLEKEKYDLLLTDIVMPGMDGIELAQEAANIAPDMRVMFITGFAAVALKNNKTPPNAKVLSKPFHLRDLVLEVDRMFEVGDASGL, encoded by the coding sequence ATGATCCGTATCCTTTTGGCAGAGGACGACACGTCGATGCGCGAATATCTGAAACGCGCGCTTGAACGAACTGGCTACGCCGTCGACACGGCGGATTCCGGCCTGTCGGCGATGCCGATGCTCGAAAAGGAAAAATACGACCTGCTGCTGACCGATATCGTCATGCCGGGCATGGACGGTATCGAGCTTGCGCAGGAGGCTGCCAACATCGCGCCGGATATGCGCGTCATGTTCATCACGGGCTTTGCTGCGGTCGCGTTGAAAAACAACAAGACGCCGCCCAATGCCAAGGTGCTTTCCAAGCCGTTTCACCTGCGCGATCTGGTGCTGGAGGTCGATCGGATGTTCGAAGTGGGCGACGCTTCGGGACTTTGA
- a CDS encoding helix-turn-helix domain-containing protein, with the protein MAIIIRLDVMLARRKMKSKELARAIRITEANLSKLKSGSVKGVKLETLNKICRELDCTPGDLLDYVADDEAKG; encoded by the coding sequence ATGGCGATAATCATCAGGTTGGACGTCATGCTCGCGCGCCGTAAAATGAAGTCCAAGGAACTCGCCCGGGCGATCAGGATTACCGAGGCCAATCTGTCGAAACTGAAATCGGGGAGCGTGAAGGGCGTGAAGCTCGAAACGCTGAACAAGATCTGCCGCGAGCTTGATTGCACGCCGGGCGATCTGCTCGACTATGTGGCTGACGATGAAGCGAAAGGTTGA